The segment taattttttaaatggaaaacataataataataaaaaatagaaaaatttaaaaaaattgaaaacataaaaaaataattgaaaaattaattattaataataatcattaaatttttaattatttttccatatttttaagattttttttcaaattttaatgtaatttattttttattattttctttatttaaaataattaaaaatattaattatttaaaaatttaattaattaaattaaaaattaattttattttaaatttttttcattaaagcgTTATTACGTCAACGACAAATTCTACCAGCCGGGAGGTCCCGTTTTTCTCATGATCGGTGGCGAAGGTGAAGCCACTGCCAAATGGATGCACCAAGGCGCTTGGATCAAGTATGCGCAAAAGTTCAACGCTCTCTGTTTCCAAGTCGAACACCGTTTTTACGGCAAAAGTCATCCAACGGACGATCTTTCGACAGAAAATTTGGTCTACTTGAGTTCCGAACAAGCTCTTGCGGATTTAGCGAGTTTCATCAcggcaaaaaatcaacaataccAACTTGTCAACCCCAAATGGATCGCGTTCGGGGGATCATATCCCGGATCTTTAGCTGCCTGGTTGCGTGAAAAATACGGACATTTGGTTCACGGATCGATCAGTTCGAGTGGACCGTTGTTGGCGAAAATCGATTTTGTGGAATATTTCGAAGTTGTGAGAAATTCGTTGGCGACCTACAGTGACGGGTGTGTCAGTGCGGTGCAAAAATCCATTGAGCAAGTTGAATTGTTGCTCAAACACATGATCGGCCAACGAAGtctcaatgaaaaattcaaattgtgcGATCCGGTGGAGAAATCTATTACGAATCCGCTTGATATTGCTAATTTATATGAGAATCTTGCGGGAAATTTCGCGGGGGTCGTTCAATATAACAAAGATAATAGTCCTCATTCGAAGGTTACAATCGATGATGTAagttgatatttaattttttttttagatattttttaatgaattttaattttttttcaatttttatatttttttattattctttttaataattttaaagtatttttaataactttaaaatattttcttaatttttttaaaaattttttaaaaatattttttaattttttgaaatattttttgaattattttaattttttaaaatttattttattgtttataaaaatatttttaatgtttttaaaatattttttcatatttttaaaataattttaaattcttttgaaaatattttcttaatattttaaaatttttaaaaatatttttaaaaattttttaaatgtttttaaaaaatttttaaaataatttttaatttttttaaaaatatttttcaatatttttaatttttttaaatattttcaaattttttaaaaatatattttaattttttgaaaaaatttttaattaatttaatttttttttttaatatttttaactttttttttaacaaaaattttttttagctttgcgAAATTATGGTAAACCAAACAATTGGCGCTCCCGTAAGTCGCTTGGCTGTCGTCAACTCGCTCATGTTGAACGTCTCCGAGGAAAAATGTCTCGACTTCAAGTACGACAAAATGATTGCcgagatgaaaaatgtttcttggGACGCCGAATCTTCGGAAGGAGGTCGTCAATGGACTTATCAAACATGCACCGAATTCGGCTTCTACCAAACTTCCGAAAATCCCGAAGCTTTATTCGGAGATCGTTTTCCCgttgaatttttcgtaaaacaaTGCACAGATATCTTTGGTGCCAAATTCACGAATGACTCGCTTTCGCGTGGCACAGACCGGACTAACATGATGTACGGCGCACTGAATCCCAAAACGACGAATGTTTTGTATGTTCATGGCACCATCGATCCGTGGCACGCCTTGGGACTGACCAAGACAATGGATAATGAGATGCCGGCGATTTTGATTGATGGCACCGCACATTGCGCCAACATGTATGAGCCGAGTGACAAGGATTTGCCGCAACTCAAGCAAGCACGAGTGCAAATTGAGAAGTATATTGGCAATTTGCTCGAGACTGAAAGTAACTGGGAGGTGAAcaaagtttaagttttttttaaaagttgcgtaaaaaatgaaaaatttacgtttcaattttttttagattcaaaaataaaaaaataataaaaaaggccactctaaataaaaataaaaaaaataagttgctTAGGatttcagaatttaaaataaaaaatttgaaatattttctctactaaaattagtattttaatacatgattttttttaacataaattttcctctTAAAACATTATTACCAAAATAggtatatttcaaaatttttgacgatatttttcttaatttttttgataattttttttttcatttttagttaaaatttttactttcttcaataaatttaaaatttaaatatcaaaactaaatgtactaaaattttgtcattttgagtggaaaaagtatttaaaaaaatatatatatattttcctaaccttatttttattttgaaatttttgatctaatttttaagatttataagAGAAGACtctaatttcatcaaaatgaaaaataaagaagaaaaatatttttacaaaaaaaaaaatattagaaacttAGAATTTTgaatctattttattttttttaattaaaaaaattcaagaattatgaagaaaaatacaaaaaaaaaatcataaactaaaaaaaaataattttcaactaaaaatataagagaatcaaggcaaaataaatacttttttaaaataataaaactttttaatttgaaaatgtttcattatgacttttttcacaaagttgaattaggtatttttgtaaaaaaaatatttaatttaaattttttctcactttgttatatcattttattgtatttttttaattcaaaaattcaataaatacaaaaaaataatttctaagcatgaatttttttaaattaaatttttgtatatttttttttcttatttttttaatttattttattttttttttcaaattttttctcattattttttaatttattttttttttttaataaattttaaattgttaaaaaatgttttttaatttttaaattgattcaaaaaaaattcaatatattttttaaattttttttaaatattttaaattaattttaatattttttaattttttaaaaatattttttattatttttttataggtattttttgaattattttaattttttcaaatttttaattaggtatgaattttttttttacaattttaattcaatgaaagaaaaataattgaaaaaaaataattaattttatttttcaaccttttttttttatcaaaatccaataaaaatatattttcataaaaaaaaaatcaaaataaatttaaggacACTCTATCGCACTTTAAGAAGATGCACcgtcgttatttattttagtatcGAGAATAATCTCCTGCATAATgctataaataaacatttctcCTCTCTTTAACACGAACCCTGTTTACATTTGTGGGCGTTGTGTGTATTCAACCTGACGCGGAAGCACTTTTGTGGCAACCGCAGCAATAACAAGAcggaaataatttcttttgtgaacaagcaaattttttttttcattgtgccAAATATCAACgaattgaaattgattgaaaCCGCTCGTCATTCTGCCGTCTCCCCTGCCTTAACTTTACATTAAAgtagttttcaattttgataatcTTATCAAGAAATCTGCGGCATTGCAGAGCAATAAGACACGAACATGATACATTACATAAGCTGTTTTTCCGGTTGAGCACCAACGACGGATTTTCCTTCTCACATGTGTCGTCTTTTAACACCAACCACATAAAACACCAGTCCCGACAAAAGAtaaagaaattgaatgaatcGTAAAACTCGTGTAAGGATTTTTCCCTTGCATGTGTGTCGCACCGTTATATATTACAAGGATAAacctgtaataataataaaaacatgttGCTCATTTATAATGAGTTTATCACCGTATTTATGGGAAAATACCTTTGCATTAGAGAACCATTGATcagattacaatttttttttcttttggatTTTTGTCGACTTAATTACAAGATTCCTTTTCTTTgggtatttttcttctttttctctcgatttaattaaatgaatgccGCTCCGCAAAACAAACGATGgtcaaaaaatacataaaacgcCTACTCGGCTGATCGAATCTCGGTTCTTGTGGAGCATGAAATAAAATCCgtatttatagaaaaagttCTACTGGCTGCCGAAAATTATtgctttcatttatttttagttttatgacttttgttatttttttgtgcagtGGCAGAATAagaaaacgagagagagagagatacgGAAGGAAGCAGTTGTCCAGtgtgtgtgcaaaaaattgtgcaataaccgatcaactttttaaaatataatttttttatagcgtAAAGGCGTAAGTTTGTGTTAtatatggaattttttataacgttcataaaccaaaaatatttttaatatatttttcgtgtCGTCTTTTctcattgtgaaaaattaaagtttcgctacaaaaaataaaagtaaaattttttgaagtcactaaaaatattaatattaatttttttattaattaattattttttttaaattaaaaaaaattaattaagtaaaaaataaataagtaaaaaatataaaaaaaataattaaatttaattaaaaataatttaatttttatttatttatttttttctgataaaaattttattaaaaaaaaattaaaataaaagaaataaaagataagatttaagataaaaaaaattattaaaaaaaatattttattaaataaataaataattattaatatttatttatttaatggatttgataaataaaaataatttttataaattttaagattatttaagTCTTttagacgattttttttattttgttgattttcttcaaaatatattgaaaaatttaataaattaaaaaaaaaaaaataaattttaaaaacgtagaaaaaatgagaaaaaaataattaaaaaaaataaaagttgttattttttttataatttttataagcaaaaatactaaaaataaaaattaaataaaaatcggttgaaatttgcttaatttattaatcattaatcaatatttctcctacctaatattttgtaataaaattgcaCTTGACATATTaaacagtttaaaaaaataaaaaattaaaattaataaacatttaattttaaaataatttaattttacatattttttatttttaaaaattattttattttttatttatttatttttttttttttttttttttaataaaaaaacgaaaaatgcgAAACCCAAATTTCTTACAACCAGCTAAAAAAATAGCCGACACAACTAAAACCGACAAGGTCAATCACATAAAAGCCGATTTCCTCACATTATTATTGCCTAAATAGCAGCTAATTCGTCCAAAGTGAAATATTGCCGAGAAAAGCTGATTGATGGTTTGCGTCAACGCCAAGTTTAACAGGGATTCCACGGCAATTTCCTTCTCGCCCTGCACGAAATGAGAGATACTTTCTCTCTGTTTTTGACACACTTctggaattttattattttttttttcatatttttcatagatataattttttttttcatcgcaaGGCTAGTAATGTTGgccaatcataaaaataaataatggctTTTGaccacaaaatttatgatatcaacaaaaaaaaaaatatttagttctgTGTCATGTGGACACAATGGACAAAGtttctcgtgtgtgtgtgcggcAGAGTAAGCCGTAGGGAAGAAAGGCCAACccaaataatgtaataaaatggaacaactttattttaagaacTAAACTTGATAATGTTATACCTTTaaacacacaacaacaacaacaacgataataataataaaaataagtggagaaaaaaaacaaaatttatgagtttCTGGTGTCTTGTTTCTTCCTTCTTTTGCCCCCAAAAGACAAAAGAAGATACCTTAGACGATAAgtgtttgttattattgttcttGGCCGGCAAGCAGCACTTTCttctcgtaaaattttaaattagaaaggCGTTGTTCGAGTCAAGGCTGTTTTTCAATTGACTTTAagcccgttttttttttttttttgcaataatttacGAGCACAACTTTTGCCAGACGGCATGGCGCAACGTGGTTTTATTTCCGTTGTAAATATCGGGACAGGTGACATCAGTTCATACATCAAAAGAGGAGCCCGTTATTTGACGTcaagtttaaataaacaacaaagttCACATCAACTTCGacgcgaaatatttttacgaccTCCGCGTTACGTTTCGGCACTCAATTTgttgtacaaacaaaaaataaataacgctCGCAGGTGAGTGTGAACAGTAATTTTGCATCGCGTTGCGTATTCTACAATGCAAATGCTTTTAACGTTGATTGATGGCGTTACAATACAAACAATTTATGGCGACGTTTGTTTATCGCCTcaacatgacaaaaaaaaattgttaaaatgacaaaaagagTTTGCAcgtctttttgtgtgtttttttaggGTGAAAAGTCAtggtgaatttaaaaaagtgcGGGAAATGTTAAGaaatggtttaaatttttttttgtttcacaaatttataattttaaaaaaattaaataaaataattatggtaaaaattttcttaattttgaaaaaaataattaaataaaaaatttaaaaaattcaaaatattcgtgaaaattgtaaaaaaaattatttattattggctgaataaataaaaaacatacaacggaaaaaataatttaaaaaatttaaaacggtgaaaaaaaatacccaactaaaagtagaaaaaaattaaaaattatttagtgagaaatttaaaaaaaaattgacaaaaatttaaatgaattattttttaattcaaatatttttttaattaaaagaatcttttaataaattaattttaattaaatataattatttatattataatatatttatattttatatttatttaaaattatttttattattttttttttttttttttttattatttttttttattaattttaatttaattaaattttttttaatttttgattaaaattctgttattattgataaaaattatctattgataaaaataaaataaattaaaacattgaaaatgaaaaattaactttttaacatttcccGCACCTTCGTTcaggcaaaattaaattttataaaaaatttttggaaaaaaaatcagcatcaCGAAAAgggtaattttttgtcttggtTTGTTACTCTAATGATTAATGGAAATTAATTGTTTGACATTTCTTTTGACAACTTTctcacttaaatttaatttattaatttcgtgGAAACCACACCTCTTCtgacaaaattaaacttaatgcCTTAAAACAATCTTGACGTTTTCCCgagaattaagaaaatatacgagcataaagtaaatttaatattttcattttttgacaaacttcCCTCAATATTGTTGGAAAAAATTCAGctagaaaaataaagtttaaaaatttatgtaagtatttttgattaacaaaaaataaaattttacatccttaaaattaaatttaaaaattaatattaaatttgttaagtaaacttgctataaaaaaatttatcactagataaaaatttaaaaaaatttttttttaaataaattgactaAAGATCatcaaattatatcaaaaaaattaaataatacaataaatgttatttttttcctcatgatTAAAGTCTTGATTTCacgaaaagtaaaatttatttgcctcaaaaataaatttaaacatgaaaatgtAGACATAAACTTTAAAcccaacaaaattttaccaagAAAAATCGCAAATTTACTTTTGACAAAGTTTCTTAGAAGCAATTCCAGGTCAATCTcgcataatattaattaaattacgagCTGTAAATGATACATGCACTCATTCCACGACACTTTCTTAACTCATTATTATACACAATCTATCATCCCATGAGTTTACcttcataatttattcattttgtaaaataaattacacggATCTGTGTTGTGTTTTCTGTCCGTTTCCAACCGTAACTCGGCACACCAACGACGCCGATGTGCTGTAATGCATGCGAAAATAATGATATTATTAGTTACATATATGCTTTTAGCACGACCATTTTGGTCTCTGGATGGTCTGAAATTCGGTTTATTTGGtactgaataaatatttaattaatttatttaattgaattaattttttaaataaatattgaagcaGAAAAATCATggtttttctataaaaaaaataaaattaataatatttgaacGGACTTCGGATTTGTTGCccgttgattaaaaatattttttttccttttttcatccCTAAGCCTATTAGACGAAGTGCATTACCACATGTTGCTCCATATTATATACTTCCttctttatcattattatgatCCTTTGAAGGTTTTCACGTTATgacagttaattaaattattctttgtATCAGAACGTGTTTTATCAATACATGCTATTTTCCAGGAAATCATCATGGGATGTGACTAGATTgcaaattcatataaaaataaaaaggggaAAAAATACCAGACATCTCCATCGAAAGtggttcaataaatatttacgtataattaattaaaaattgtttttgtttgttttggctAAGCTAGAACCAACTGAATGTTTTgagactttatttatttttattgtttgttgaaatgttgaatatttatgatttttttaatatatgagATAACACGTAGGAAGGaagaatttatattaaaaatcctatatgatattttatgacgtcaaatattattttaagatttagtCTTCCGGATTttggttttgatttttaatttcattaaattaaattaaaaataaaataaataaatttaaaaatcataaatcaaattaaataaaaatgaattcaatGATGGATCCTGgctggaaaattttcatacgaattaaataattttatttttttaagataatgaCGAAActcggattttttaaaaattattttaagttgcgaaaataaaaattttattttatattttttaatctaagaaattttttattacaaaatttttgtaaaatttttttccactaaaaataattcttcgataaaataataataaaaagttgttgctaaaaaatattttgaattacgaacctaaaacaataaaatactttttttttaaattcgagtcgattaaaaatttatttcattgaaaaaagctgtcatgtttttatttttaacataagatattaatttaaactaattatttaCTTAGATTTAATtcctctaaaaaatatttttatattttgatgttttttttaatatttaattaaccaACTGCTTTATATCCGGCAACGACAGGAAGAGCTTTTGACGCTgcattaaatacatttttaccAGCTTTTtcctaataaattattaattaaataatttttttttttacttaattaaataataaattaaaaataaaatactaacaatttttttccatccttTCCACTTAGGAGCACCTTGAGTTCCGATGGTCAAACAGGCAACGACCAAAAAGAGTAACGTGAAAATGTTAAAGATCttcatttcttaaatttatttttaaataattcacttttgtaataaaatgtctTTAGTATGATTTACTAGCGAAGACTGATGATTAGTTTAACTTGTCTTTGGTATTTATACTTTCGCCAATCGAGATGAGAAAAATCACCAAGATTATTAATTCAGAGCAAAAAGAAATCTTAAAGgggatttacaaattttttctagaTGTTTAAGTTATGATAACTTtataaactcaaaaatttcagtGAATCCCCTGTTTTTAGCCTGAAGGCATGCAatgttcattatttatttttttatagcaccaaagtatttatttttgttttgtttatttttctctcaaacaCA is part of the Culicoides brevitarsis isolate CSIRO-B50_1 chromosome 3, AGI_CSIRO_Cbre_v1, whole genome shotgun sequence genome and harbors:
- the LOC134833855 gene encoding putative serine protease K12H4.7; this translates as MRLIFKYLLFLCAISHSLGLRRFWRGRYTKGGGLGDPSKNSQHLLGSDGSAEELWFTQQLDHFDPTNDRTWQQRYYVNDKFYQPGGPVFLMIGGEGEATAKWMHQGAWIKYAQKFNALCFQVEHRFYGKSHPTDDLSTENLVYLSSEQALADLASFITAKNQQYQLVNPKWIAFGGSYPGSLAAWLREKYGHLVHGSISSSGPLLAKIDFVEYFEVVRNSLATYSDGCVSAVQKSIEQVELLLKHMIGQRSLNEKFKLCDPVEKSITNPLDIANLYENLAGNFAGVVQYNKDNSPHSKVTIDDLCEIMVNQTIGAPVSRLAVVNSLMLNVSEEKCLDFKYDKMIAEMKNVSWDAESSEGGRQWTYQTCTEFGFYQTSENPEALFGDRFPVEFFVKQCTDIFGAKFTNDSLSRGTDRTNMMYGALNPKTTNVLYVHGTIDPWHALGLTKTMDNEMPAILIDGTAHCANMYEPSDKDLPQLKQARVQIEKYIGNLLETESNWEVNKV